The Pseudomonas fulva 12-X sequence AATGGGCAGAGCGCGCTGGACGGCGCCCTGGCGATTTACATCGACAACCTGGCCAACGGCACGCGCTACAGCAACGCCGTGATCCAGGCGCAGTTCCAGCGCACCAAGGAAGAGCTGGCGCGCAAGCCGGTACTGGGCAAGAGCCTGGTCAACCGGGCCACGCTGTTCGTGCGCCACGTGGGTGAATACCGCAAGAACCGCAAGGCGGATGCGGATGTGATTCTCAAGCAATTGCTGGCACCCTGATCGGGTTGCCAGCCGTTACGGATAAAGGCACTGGCGAGCGGCCGGTGCCGATTGTGCAAATCCACGGCGTTAGCCGTGACAACGCAGGCGGTGTCACCCGGCCCCGCCTGAATGGAATAAACGCTCACTCAAGTACGAGATCGACGACGATGCAAACTTTCAACAAGGCTCCCGCTTTTTCCTCGATACGCACTGCGCTGATTTCTGCCGTCACCTGCACCAGCGTGCTGCTGGTCGGTTGCGCCGGTTCGCCAAGTTCCCAGGTCGCCTCGACCACCAAGGCCGAATACTTCCCGCAGTGCTACGAGCCGGTCACCCAGCTGCGCAGCTCCGACGAAGCGATGAGCCGCAGCGTGGCCATCGGCGCCGTTACCGGCGGCCTGATGGGCGCTATCGGTGGTGCTCTGGTCGATGACGAGAAGCGTGGCCGCAACGCCGCCATCGGTGCTGCCGGTGGCGCCCTGGCCGGTGGCGCCCTGGCGTACTACAACCAGCGCCAGCAGCAGATCAGCGACGACAATGCGCGCCTGGCCTCCTACGCCACCGACATCGACGCCAACAATCAGAACATCGACCGCAACATCCGTTACGCCACCGCCGCTCAGAGCTGCTACCAGCAGGCGTTCACCCAGCTGCGCGCCGACCGCAAGGCCAACAAGATCAGCGACGCCGATGGCCGTAAGCGCCTGGCCGAGATCGTCAGCGGCCTGAACGAGACCAATGCCCTGCTGGCCAAGGTCGACGGCCGCACCGGCGAAAACGTCAACACCTACACCCAGGCCTACGAGAAAGACCTGCAGACCGTGGGCGTCGAGCGCAAGGACGTGACCAAGGTGGCCACCGCCAAGCAGCCGAAGCCGACCGCCAAGGTCACCAAGGAAGTGATCACCACCGAGCAATCGCTGCAGAAGGCCCAGGCCAAGCAGAAGGAAAGCCAGCAGGTGGCCAGCCGTGGCCGCACGCTGATCAGCGACGTGTGCAACAACCCGGACATGGGCGACTGGGCTCCGGCCAGCTGCAAGGCCTGATCCGCGCTCCAGCAAAAAAAACCGCGCCTGGCGCGGTTTTTTTATGCCTGTCTTTCCTGGCCTCTCACCGAGCGAGCCGAGCGGTAATCTGCACGGGTGATTGATGCCGGTCATTATCGGGCTCGCCGCGCTGAGCAATTATGGCGGGTGCCGAGTGGGTGACCAGGCTGTTAGGGTGCAGGGCGGGGGCGTGCCGAGTGGCGCGTCATTCCCAGGCCATGCCGCCCCAAGGTTCGTGCAGAAACGCGCGGCTTGAGTATTTCCGCACCGCCGCGTCTGACGCAGCGGGCGGAACGCCCCGGTTCATAACACTTCTCTTAGCCGTTTGGATGAGCTGATGAACAAGACAATAGTGAGTCTGCTGCTGGCCCTGGGCCTGGTCGGGGCTGCTCAGGCGGCGGGTGATCCGGCCGCGGGGCAGGCCAAGGCGGTGGTGTGCGGGG is a genomic window containing:
- the tagQ gene encoding type VI secretion system-associated lipoprotein TagQ, whose translation is MQTFNKAPAFSSIRTALISAVTCTSVLLVGCAGSPSSQVASTTKAEYFPQCYEPVTQLRSSDEAMSRSVAIGAVTGGLMGAIGGALVDDEKRGRNAAIGAAGGALAGGALAYYNQRQQQISDDNARLASYATDIDANNQNIDRNIRYATAAQSCYQQAFTQLRADRKANKISDADGRKRLAEIVSGLNETNALLAKVDGRTGENVNTYTQAYEKDLQTVGVERKDVTKVATAKQPKPTAKVTKEVITTEQSLQKAQAKQKESQQVASRGRTLISDVCNNPDMGDWAPASCKA